The following are encoded in a window of Pseudomonas multiresinivorans genomic DNA:
- a CDS encoding DUF1127 domain-containing protein, which yields MNDTPRLLLSEAPPRHFSPSAVLELLALWQARARLRQQLAVMARANPHLIEDIGLTRRQVATEIAKPFWRA from the coding sequence ATGAACGATACTCCCCGCCTGCTGCTGTCGGAAGCTCCGCCGCGGCACTTCAGCCCGTCGGCCGTGCTCGAACTGCTGGCGCTCTGGCAGGCCCGTGCCCGACTTCGCCAGCAACTCGCCGTGATGGCCAGGGCCAATCCGCACCTGATTGAGGACATCGGCCTGACGCGGCGCCAGGTGGCGACGGAGATCGCCAAGCCGTTCTGGCGGGCGTGA